Proteins encoded together in one Orbaceae bacterium lpD01 window:
- a CDS encoding phage tail assembly protein has translation MTSLKEIKLSTPIVSGKNEITKVTVRKPVTGDLRGVKLLNFVDADIDSLAKVLPRISTPTLSEQDVYQMDLSDLTQFVVEISDFLKPTSNSVSEESPSE, from the coding sequence ATGACAAGTTTAAAAGAGATTAAATTATCCACCCCAATTGTAAGCGGTAAAAATGAAATCACAAAAGTGACCGTTCGTAAGCCTGTGACCGGCGACCTTCGCGGAGTTAAATTGCTTAATTTTGTTGATGCGGATATTGATTCACTAGCGAAAGTTTTACCTCGTATCTCAACACCTACCCTATCAGAACAAGACGTATACCAAATGGACCTGTCTGATTTAACGCAGTTTGTGGTTGAAATAAGTGATTTTTTGAAACCGACATCAAACAGTGTGAGCGAGGAATCCCCGAGCGAGTAG
- a CDS encoding phage major tail tube protein produces MALPKKLKYFNTFIDGTSYIGEAESITLPKLTQKLESYRGAGMPGAVKINLGLDDDALELEFTMGGLVPALTKKLGGSISSTSLRFAGAFQQDDSEEYIKYEVEVTGRLKDEDSGEKKQGENTQIKYSMAAVYYKLTVDGEEVLEIDIINMVYKVNGKDILESARQAIGL; encoded by the coding sequence ATGGCATTACCTAAAAAGCTGAAATATTTTAATACCTTTATCGATGGCACATCTTATATTGGTGAGGCCGAATCGATCACTTTACCTAAATTAACTCAAAAACTGGAAAGTTATCGCGGCGCTGGCATGCCCGGCGCGGTAAAGATTAATTTAGGTTTAGATGACGACGCGCTTGAACTTGAATTTACCATGGGCGGATTGGTTCCCGCGCTCACTAAAAAGCTGGGTGGTTCGATTAGTAGCACAAGTTTACGTTTCGCCGGCGCTTTTCAGCAAGATGATAGTGAAGAATATATAAAATACGAGGTAGAGGTCACCGGCCGCTTGAAGGATGAAGATTCGGGCGAGAAAAAGCAAGGCGAAAACACACAAATTAAATATTCGATGGCAGCAGTCTATTACAAGCTCACGGTAGATGGTGAGGAAGTCCTTGAGATCGATATCATTAATATGGTTTATAAGGTCAATGGTAAAGACATACTGGAATCAGCGCGCCAAGCTATCGGCTTATAA
- a CDS encoding phage tail sheath protein → MAADYHHGVRVIEINQGSKTIRTVSTAVIGIVCTASDASPDSFPLDTPVLITNVYGAIANAGTKGTLLQTLNAIADQCSPVIVAVRVAEGETDAETQANIIGTTTADGKYTGMKALLAAQTKLSIKPRILAAPGLDSLPVATALISIAQQLRAFCYVSAFSAETKEDAVTYRNNFGAREVMVIWPDFISFDTVDSKEAISYATARAVGLRAKLDQQIGWHKTLSNIPVNGVTGINKDVYWDLQAESTDANYLNENEVTTLICRSGYRFWGSRTCTEDGFFMFENYTRTAQVLADSIAEAMFDFVDKPMHASLIKDIILSVNNKFRELKSNGYIVDGKAWFDASVNTADQLKEGKLKIDYDYTPVPPLENLMFNQRITDSYLVDLANSVAAN, encoded by the coding sequence ATGGCTGCTGATTATCATCACGGTGTTAGAGTTATCGAAATAAATCAAGGAAGCAAAACTATTCGTACAGTATCAACCGCCGTCATCGGCATTGTCTGTACCGCCAGTGATGCCAGCCCTGATTCTTTTCCTCTTGATACCCCTGTCCTTATTACTAATGTTTACGGCGCTATTGCTAACGCTGGTACGAAAGGTACTTTACTGCAAACATTAAACGCAATTGCGGATCAATGCTCCCCTGTTATTGTCGCGGTGAGAGTGGCTGAAGGCGAAACTGATGCCGAAACTCAAGCCAATATTATTGGGACCACGACTGCAGACGGTAAATATACCGGAATGAAAGCGCTGCTCGCAGCTCAAACTAAGTTAAGTATTAAACCTCGCATTCTTGCCGCGCCAGGTCTTGATTCATTACCTGTTGCTACCGCGCTGATCTCTATTGCGCAACAGCTAAGAGCCTTTTGTTATGTTTCCGCCTTTAGCGCTGAAACTAAAGAGGATGCAGTAACTTATCGAAATAACTTCGGTGCGCGTGAAGTCATGGTTATCTGGCCAGATTTTATCAGCTTTGATACGGTAGACTCGAAAGAGGCAATATCTTACGCGACAGCCAGAGCGGTTGGCCTGCGAGCCAAACTTGATCAACAAATCGGCTGGCACAAAACTTTATCAAATATCCCAGTTAATGGAGTTACAGGAATTAATAAAGATGTGTATTGGGATCTACAAGCTGAAAGCACCGATGCAAACTATCTGAATGAAAATGAAGTAACGACATTAATATGCCGTAGCGGTTATCGTTTCTGGGGATCTCGCACCTGCACTGAAGATGGCTTTTTCATGTTTGAGAACTATACGAGAACAGCGCAGGTATTGGCGGATTCAATTGCTGAGGCAATGTTTGACTTTGTTGACAAACCCATGCATGCCTCTCTCATTAAAGATATTATCTTATCCGTTAACAATAAATTCCGGGAACTAAAATCAAATGGCTATATTGTTGATGGTAAAGCGTGGTTTGATGCCTCAGTCAATACCGCAGATCAACTAAAAGAGGGTAAACTCAAAATAGACTATGACTATACCCCCGTGCCACCGCTTGAAAATCTCATGTTTAACCAACGCATTACCGACAGCTATTTAGTTGATTTAGCTAATTCAGTTGCGGCAAATTAG
- a CDS encoding tail fiber assembly protein, whose product MSDMNYYFDENHPLRPFTISLEANINSLVPNNALRIKPEFKQGFWPCEYNGSWIQIDDYRNINLFMKKSGEQTEMKDLGKLPTHLTTIIPDCDFPVFDENLNKFVENQQAKTDHTILQNNKIKESELNQANQKIAVLQDIIDFDMQESDEDQQLKAWKKYRIQLTRIDINNLEISWPEKPE is encoded by the coding sequence ATGTCTGATATGAATTATTATTTTGATGAAAATCATCCCTTGCGACCCTTTACCATCTCGCTAGAAGCGAATATAAATTCACTGGTACCGAATAACGCCCTCCGCATTAAACCTGAGTTTAAACAAGGTTTTTGGCCTTGCGAGTATAATGGCTCCTGGATTCAGATAGACGATTATCGGAATATTAATCTATTCATGAAAAAATCGGGCGAACAGACTGAGATGAAAGACCTTGGGAAATTACCAACTCATTTGACGACCATCATTCCAGATTGTGATTTTCCTGTTTTTGATGAGAACTTAAATAAATTTGTGGAAAATCAACAAGCAAAAACTGATCACACCATTTTGCAAAATAATAAAATTAAAGAAAGTGAATTAAATCAAGCTAATCAAAAAATAGCGGTGCTCCAAGATATCATTGATTTTGACATGCAAGAAAGTGATGAAGATCAACAACTCAAGGCATGGAAAAAATATCGTATTCAATTAACACGTATTGATATCAATAATCTTGAAATCTCTTGGCCTGAAAAACCTGAATAA
- a CDS encoding phage tail protein: protein MSQQTYYTVVTNLGASLLAQAAALGVQVKFSYMAVGDANGTLPKPAVTQTALLNEKRRGAINSIHIDPQNPKQIIIEQVIPPEEGGWDIREIGVFDDKGNLIAVGNCPPSYKPVLSEGSGRTQIINVVIIVDNASSVELKIDASTVLATRKYVDNVIAEHEKSTDHPDASISEKGFVQLNSAINSTAENQAATPKAVKIAYDLASTAKTIAETDASTTVKGQVQLSSSIDSNAENQAATPNAINILKNMINNITSGVYVGEIRFLPFRSAELPAGWYFANGDKYSTTSPVGLALKSLSDNFKLDWGITESSEQINLPTFFYSDGRGFMIRAVNGIDRQVGTIQNDMIRNIIGKFYSDAGLSVVTNDNGVFSSIANSSVRINSAVNLGNRTIVFDASTVVPTGNENVSLNIGMTAAIYLGV, encoded by the coding sequence ATGAGTCAGCAAACCTATTATACCGTCGTTACCAATTTAGGCGCATCCTTACTTGCACAAGCGGCAGCACTTGGCGTTCAAGTAAAATTCAGTTACATGGCAGTTGGTGACGCCAATGGAACACTACCAAAACCTGCAGTAACGCAAACCGCACTGTTAAACGAAAAGCGGCGCGGCGCAATAAATTCAATCCATATTGATCCCCAAAACCCTAAACAAATTATTATTGAGCAGGTGATCCCACCTGAGGAGGGTGGCTGGGATATTAGAGAAATCGGTGTTTTCGACGATAAAGGCAATTTAATTGCTGTCGGTAATTGCCCGCCCTCTTATAAGCCAGTACTTTCGGAAGGGAGCGGCCGAACTCAAATAATTAACGTGGTTATTATTGTTGATAATGCGAGCTCTGTAGAATTAAAAATAGATGCATCAACAGTGCTTGCAACCAGAAAATATGTTGATAACGTGATTGCCGAACACGAAAAATCAACCGATCATCCAGATGCGTCAATATCTGAAAAAGGATTTGTTCAATTAAATTCAGCTATCAATAGCACCGCAGAAAATCAAGCCGCAACACCAAAGGCGGTCAAAATAGCTTATGATTTAGCGAGTACAGCTAAAACCATCGCGGAAACGGATGCCTCAACTACGGTTAAAGGACAAGTACAGCTTAGCTCATCCATAGATAGCAATGCCGAAAATCAAGCCGCCACGCCTAATGCAATAAATATATTAAAAAACATGATAAATAATATTACTAGCGGCGTTTATGTCGGCGAGATACGTTTTCTACCCTTTCGCTCCGCTGAACTTCCAGCTGGATGGTATTTTGCTAATGGTGATAAATATTCAACTACAAGCCCAGTTGGTCTCGCGCTCAAATCTCTTTCAGATAATTTTAAGTTGGATTGGGGTATAACGGAATCATCAGAGCAAATAAATCTCCCTACTTTTTTCTATTCGGATGGCCGTGGTTTTATGATCAGAGCGGTTAACGGTATTGACCGGCAAGTGGGCACAATCCAAAACGATATGATCAGAAATATTATCGGTAAATTTTATAGCGACGCGGGACTCTCTGTCGTCACTAATGATAACGGTGTTTTTAGCTCCATAGCCAATAGTAGCGTGAGAATTAATTCGGCTGTTAACTTGGGGAATAGAACTATAGTTTTTGATGCCAGCACAGTCGTTCCAACCGGTAACGAAAATGTTTCCTTAAACATCGGCATGACCGCTGCAATCTACTTAGGAGTTTAA
- a CDS encoding phage tail protein I, with protein sequence MSNKTLLPPTATKLEKNLANTCQIQLNVDLRFLWDPLRCPAKFLPFLAWQYSVDRWDENWPQQIKRKVIVDSYLTHKFKGTISAIKKAVEPFGYVIRVKEWFHTGQEPGTFSLEIGILNTGITEDDYRELTRIIDDVRAYSRHITGLSIVIATQGQMYNHAITLDGNAVTVYPYVPESISISGRSYYHAISYFIDTIEVNP encoded by the coding sequence ATGAGTAATAAGACGCTGCTACCACCAACCGCAACCAAACTTGAAAAAAATCTGGCTAATACCTGTCAAATCCAACTTAATGTTGATTTACGCTTTTTATGGGACCCGCTACGCTGCCCGGCTAAGTTTTTACCCTTTCTTGCCTGGCAATATAGTGTCGATCGATGGGATGAAAACTGGCCTCAGCAGATTAAACGCAAAGTCATTGTTGATAGTTATTTAACGCATAAATTTAAAGGAACCATTTCAGCAATAAAAAAAGCTGTCGAACCCTTTGGCTATGTTATTCGTGTTAAAGAATGGTTTCATACTGGTCAAGAGCCCGGTACTTTTTCACTTGAAATCGGTATATTAAATACGGGAATTACCGAGGATGACTATCGAGAACTCACACGAATTATAGACGATGTGCGCGCCTATTCTCGTCATATCACAGGATTATCTATCGTTATTGCAACCCAAGGTCAAATGTACAATCACGCTATCACTTTAGATGGCAATGCCGTAACAGTTTATCCTTATGTTCCGGAAAGCATTAGTATCTCTGGACGTAGTTATTATCACGCTATCAGCTATTTTATTGATACCATCGAGGTTAACCCATGA
- a CDS encoding baseplate J/gp47 family protein, whose amino-acid sequence MAIIDLSTLPPPKIIDDLDFETIFADRKAKFIALYPTDQQPELIKTLTLESEPIVKLLQESSYQELILRQRINEAALAVMIAYANGNDLDNLSAIFNVKRLVVQSADDSITPPIEQILESDLDLRKRTPDAFEGLSVAGPRGAYRFYAKSADGRVLDAEVLSPKPCYVTVVILSRDGDGTAPDDLINLVALSLNDEQRRPIADRVTVQSAEIINYQIRANIYLDPYPEAEPIKSAALAKLADFINHKHLIGAHINRSAIISALHVDGVQRVELIEPEQDIVITKEQASYCTGCVIEVVQDE is encoded by the coding sequence ATGGCAATTATTGATTTATCGACTTTACCGCCCCCCAAAATTATCGATGATCTTGATTTTGAAACTATCTTTGCCGATCGCAAAGCAAAATTTATTGCGCTATACCCTACCGATCAGCAACCGGAATTAATTAAAACCCTCACTTTGGAGAGTGAGCCTATTGTCAAATTATTACAAGAATCAAGCTATCAGGAGCTCATTTTACGGCAGCGTATTAATGAGGCAGCGCTAGCAGTTATGATTGCTTATGCGAATGGTAATGATCTGGATAATTTGAGTGCTATCTTTAACGTAAAACGTCTAGTTGTACAATCAGCAGATGACAGTATCACGCCTCCTATTGAACAGATTTTAGAATCCGATCTAGATTTACGAAAGCGTACGCCCGATGCGTTCGAAGGCCTATCTGTCGCTGGCCCGCGTGGTGCATATCGATTTTATGCGAAAAGTGCAGACGGTCGCGTACTAGATGCCGAGGTATTGAGCCCAAAACCCTGTTATGTCACCGTAGTGATCTTATCTCGTGACGGTGATGGTACTGCGCCTGATGATTTAATTAATCTCGTTGCACTATCCTTAAATGATGAGCAGCGTCGCCCGATTGCAGATCGCGTTACTGTACAATCGGCAGAAATTATTAATTATCAGATTAGGGCAAATATCTATCTAGATCCTTATCCTGAAGCTGAACCGATCAAATCAGCAGCACTGGCCAAATTGGCTGATTTTATTAATCATAAACATCTGATTGGTGCACATATTAATCGCAGTGCGATTATTTCGGCGCTGCATGTTGATGGAGTGCAACGCGTAGAACTTATAGAGCCTGAACAAGATATCGTTATCACTAAAGAGCAAGCGAGTTACTGCACCGGTTGCGTTATTGAGGTGGTGCAGGATGAGTAA
- a CDS encoding GPW/gp25 family protein, whose protein sequence is MTYLGMSSETGRKLSDAEHIKQSIKDIILTPIGSRLERRDYGSLLFFLIDHPNQRAAQLKIMSATVMALTQWEPRIRIDSMKFHINKEILTLELTYYLAVQPNQKVTTEIEVR, encoded by the coding sequence ATGACTTATTTAGGTATGAGCAGTGAAACAGGTAGAAAACTAAGTGATGCTGAACACATTAAGCAGTCAATTAAAGATATCATCTTAACGCCAATCGGTTCTCGATTAGAACGCCGTGATTACGGTTCACTGCTCTTCTTTTTAATCGACCACCCAAATCAGAGAGCCGCCCAATTAAAAATTATGTCAGCTACCGTCATGGCATTAACTCAGTGGGAACCAAGGATTAGAATCGACTCAATGAAATTTCATATCAATAAAGAGATTTTAACGCTGGAACTTACGTATTACTTGGCAGTACAACCCAATCAAAAAGTAACTACTGAAATAGAGGTGCGCTAA
- a CDS encoding phage baseplate assembly protein V, which produces MKSYHPADLIDILRKLDNLIRQGIIEESSGDRVKVRTGENLTTWLPWLTYRAGKNRTWWRPSIGEQVLLLSPGGELQLAIVLPSIYSNAFPAPSNSDDGLFIEFADKATFEYDNKMTFKLPDGAIFSYDPNSSTLNISGINTAFINAKTSITAKAGAKISLNAPLVECSNHITFQSFGATGGGGESTTGVITGNVEHKGGNLSTNGIVLNKHTHSDVQTGSDSTGGPQ; this is translated from the coding sequence ATGAAATCATATCATCCAGCCGATTTAATCGACATATTAAGAAAATTAGATAACTTGATCCGCCAAGGCATTATTGAAGAGTCTAGTGGCGATCGGGTAAAAGTTCGTACCGGTGAGAATTTAACTACATGGTTACCATGGTTAACCTATCGAGCTGGTAAAAATCGTACCTGGTGGCGCCCAAGTATTGGTGAACAGGTTTTATTATTAAGCCCCGGCGGAGAGTTACAACTTGCGATTGTATTGCCCAGCATTTATTCAAACGCTTTTCCTGCACCATCTAACAGTGACGACGGTCTATTTATCGAGTTTGCTGATAAAGCGACATTCGAATACGACAATAAGATGACTTTTAAATTACCTGATGGCGCAATTTTTTCATACGATCCCAATAGCAGTACGCTAAATATTTCCGGTATTAATACTGCGTTTATTAATGCTAAAACCAGTATTACTGCTAAAGCAGGCGCTAAAATTAGCCTTAATGCACCTTTGGTTGAATGTAGCAATCATATTACCTTTCAATCATTTGGTGCAACCGGTGGCGGTGGTGAAAGTACTACAGGTGTTATTACCGGGAATGTTGAGCATAAAGGCGGTAATTTATCAACGAATGGCATTGTACTTAACAAGCATACTCATAGTGATGTTCAAACGGGCAGTGATTCCACAGGTGGCCCTCAATGA
- a CDS encoding phage virion morphogenesis protein has product MSDVLTQYHQYADGILTQLKPENRTKLAREIAKKIREHNRKRIVAQVDPDGASFIPRKKQRLRAKKGHIRRKMFSKIRTTKYLKINANANSASVSFIDAVSRIAKAHHFGLRDRVNDHVDTIYPKRQLLGINNADLMMVEQLTLSHLARNL; this is encoded by the coding sequence ATGTCAGATGTATTAACCCAATATCATCAATATGCTGATGGTATATTAACCCAGTTAAAACCCGAAAATCGTACCAAGTTAGCCCGTGAGATTGCAAAAAAAATTCGGGAACATAACCGTAAACGGATTGTCGCTCAAGTTGACCCTGACGGCGCTTCGTTTATACCGAGAAAAAAACAGCGATTACGAGCCAAAAAAGGCCATATTCGCCGCAAAATGTTTTCTAAAATTCGTACCACTAAATATCTAAAAATTAACGCTAATGCTAATAGTGCCAGCGTTTCTTTCATCGATGCAGTAAGCCGAATTGCTAAGGCCCACCATTTTGGATTGAGAGACAGAGTCAACGACCATGTAGATACCATCTACCCTAAACGCCAGCTTCTGGGTATTAATAATGCTGATTTAATGATGGTTGAGCAGTTGACATTAAGCCACCTTGCCCGCAACTTGTAA
- a CDS encoding phage tail protein, with product MKKPEQLRKLLEQSSLFIKTDPDKLHIFIEDGNIIATAAKSLSYEYQYKLNIVLLDYGESIDSLMVPVIAWMYVHQQEYMGNPELRAEAIKLDIEHLNNKSYDIGITLSLSERVIVQMGANGLEYKHVSDNPPEYMIPQWAKEICQMY from the coding sequence ATGAAAAAACCAGAACAGCTCCGTAAATTGTTGGAACAAAGCAGTTTATTTATTAAGACTGACCCCGATAAACTTCACATTTTTATCGAAGATGGCAATATTATTGCCACCGCCGCTAAAAGCCTTAGTTACGAATATCAATACAAACTCAATATTGTATTGCTCGATTATGGTGAGTCGATTGACAGTTTAATGGTACCGGTTATTGCCTGGATGTATGTTCATCAACAAGAATATATGGGGAATCCAGAACTTAGAGCAGAGGCAATAAAATTAGATATCGAACATCTCAATAACAAAAGCTACGATATTGGTATAACCTTATCCTTATCTGAGAGGGTTATTGTACAAATGGGGGCCAACGGTTTGGAATATAAGCATGTCAGTGATAATCCACCAGAATACATGATCCCGCAATGGGCTAAAGAAATATGTCAGATGTATTAA
- a CDS encoding N-acetylmuramidase family protein, translating to MDKIIDYLKECAEKLGINYFILLAVAKVEANTKGFIADGKPTILFERHIFYKQLKKQGFNVDQLTNQYPTLINKTPGGYLGGQRENYRLQMAKQINESCAIESASFGLFQIMGFHWQALGYSSPQQFELAMSKSEIEQTEAFIRFISLPGNIKMIAALKQEDFATFARLYNGPAYKKNRYDEKIEEAYDAIKNAH from the coding sequence ATGGATAAAATAATCGATTATTTAAAGGAATGCGCAGAAAAATTAGGTATTAATTATTTCATATTGTTGGCCGTCGCTAAAGTCGAGGCTAACACCAAAGGATTTATTGCCGATGGAAAACCGACCATTTTATTCGAAAGACATATTTTTTATAAACAATTAAAAAAACAGGGATTCAATGTCGACCAGCTCACTAACCAATATCCAACTTTGATAAATAAAACGCCCGGCGGATATCTAGGCGGTCAGCGCGAAAATTATCGCTTACAAATGGCAAAACAGATTAATGAATCATGTGCGATAGAGTCTGCAAGTTTCGGGCTATTTCAGATCATGGGATTTCACTGGCAAGCACTTGGCTATTCATCCCCACAACAATTTGAGTTAGCGATGTCAAAGAGTGAAATAGAACAAACTGAAGCGTTCATCCGGTTTATATCACTACCAGGTAATATCAAAATGATCGCAGCCTTAAAACAAGAAGATTTTGCCACATTTGCCCGTTTATATAATGGTCCGGCCTACAAAAAAAACCGATACGATGAAAAGATAGAGGAAGCGTATGACGCTATTAAAAATGCTCATTAA
- a CDS encoding phage holin family protein — translation MLTLNAIICLAIVIRLFMFRRNAAKYKVYYSFIAWGLICASGAVAILTLFNQPFHAQAAQVVINLLFFVCMLKTKGNVSQTIYVLFDTHKHSKHHKKGVNQWIK, via the coding sequence ATGCTCACACTAAATGCCATAATCTGCTTAGCTATCGTTATTCGTTTATTTATGTTTAGACGAAATGCCGCAAAATATAAAGTTTACTACTCATTTATTGCTTGGGGCTTAATTTGTGCTAGTGGTGCTGTTGCGATACTAACACTATTTAATCAACCATTTCACGCTCAGGCCGCGCAAGTTGTCATCAATCTACTGTTCTTTGTTTGCATGTTAAAAACGAAAGGCAATGTATCACAAACTATCTATGTCCTTTTTGATACACATAAACATAGCAAACACCATAAGAAAGGAGTTAATCAATGGATAAAATAA
- a CDS encoding putative holin has protein sequence MAEPTTTTTTTALISAFSISALFPNLDANVVLGALCGATVLIIKKREISRFKSVLLFFASFLIGILFADFMASVISNFAPDSITVPNSLGALVVSVLITQLLLLIIDQDLASLIKLIRGKI, from the coding sequence ATGGCAGAACCGACAACTACGACAACGACAACAGCATTAATTAGCGCCTTTTCAATTAGTGCCTTATTTCCCAATCTTGACGCCAATGTCGTACTCGGTGCGCTCTGTGGTGCCACTGTATTAATTATCAAAAAAAGGGAAATAAGCCGATTTAAAAGTGTCCTTTTATTTTTTGCGTCATTCTTAATTGGTATCTTATTTGCTGATTTTATGGCGAGCGTAATCAGTAACTTTGCGCCAGACTCGATCACGGTACCCAATAGCTTGGGAGCACTAGTGGTTTCGGTTCTTATAACACAATTATTACTACTAATTATTGATCAGGATCTGGCCTCTTTAATCAAACTCATAAGGGGAAAAATCTGA
- a CDS encoding tail protein X has product MIVFALQNETVDAIAYRLYGKTKGIVEQIYHLNPGLCELSAQLPMGTRIIVPETVTEPQKHQINLWD; this is encoded by the coding sequence ATGATTGTCTTTGCACTACAAAACGAAACAGTTGATGCCATTGCCTACCGCCTCTATGGCAAAACGAAAGGGATTGTTGAGCAAATTTATCATTTAAATCCTGGTCTCTGTGAATTATCAGCACAATTGCCCATGGGGACAAGGATCATCGTCCCTGAAACTGTAACGGAACCACAAAAGCATCAAATCAATTTATGGGACTAA
- a CDS encoding head completion/stabilization protein, which produces MSDFIAISQPKEDEDLEITNISFFPHISVKDVREAQRLDGTVTTVRLKKAIIAAIIAVNDELVTWRFEQQDKGYTSIEQVSDEMINDEYKFVHYYKNAVYCQANALLNDRYLNFDATAKATKQIEPELQSAGDLYRDARYSIRDILGKSHSTMELL; this is translated from the coding sequence ATGAGTGATTTTATTGCTATTTCTCAACCCAAAGAAGATGAAGATCTCGAGATAACGAATATCTCATTTTTCCCCCATATCAGCGTTAAAGATGTGAGAGAAGCGCAGCGGTTAGATGGTACGGTGACTACCGTCAGACTAAAAAAAGCCATTATTGCGGCTATTATTGCTGTTAATGATGAGTTAGTGACATGGCGATTTGAGCAGCAGGATAAAGGTTACACCTCAATCGAGCAAGTATCAGATGAAATGATTAATGATGAATATAAATTTGTTCATTATTACAAAAATGCAGTTTATTGCCAGGCTAACGCTTTACTAAACGATCGCTACCTTAACTTTGATGCAACAGCGAAAGCAACCAAGCAAATTGAACCAGAATTACAAAGTGCCGGCGATCTGTATCGTGATGCCAGATATTCGATACGGGATATTTTAGGGAAATCCCATTCAACGATGGAACTTCTCTAA
- the gpM gene encoding phage terminase small subunit, giving the protein MKILFTLNEGIMVSPAQQFLKKHYAGLQRNTQNVKATNAYEMMLAKLNSDRIRLKKFQSKEAKIELKKILIPEYLDWIDGVLKADNAQQDDVFMRLMVWMIDTKQFELAYPLAEHAIKHNWITPDEYKRQTAALIAEELANTTLTQLSNKQEVNVDILFKFAELVNDKDMFDEVRAKLSKAIGLVLKDNQPEQALSYLKRALELDENSGVKGLIKTLEKTLEIDKS; this is encoded by the coding sequence TTGAAAATATTATTCACGCTTAATGAGGGCATTATGGTATCACCAGCACAACAATTTCTAAAAAAACATTACGCTGGATTACAGCGTAATACCCAAAATGTTAAAGCAACTAACGCTTACGAAATGATGCTTGCAAAATTAAATAGCGATCGTATTCGTCTTAAAAAATTCCAATCTAAAGAAGCTAAAATTGAGCTTAAAAAGATATTAATTCCAGAATATCTCGACTGGATCGACGGTGTGCTAAAAGCGGATAACGCGCAACAAGATGACGTATTTATGCGGCTTATGGTGTGGATGATTGATACAAAACAGTTTGAGCTAGCCTATCCACTGGCAGAGCATGCGATTAAACACAATTGGATCACACCTGACGAATATAAACGACAAACTGCCGCATTAATTGCCGAAGAGTTAGCCAATACCACGTTGACTCAACTCAGTAATAAACAAGAGGTTAATGTCGATATTTTATTCAAGTTTGCTGAACTAGTTAATGATAAAGATATGTTCGATGAAGTCCGCGCCAAACTCAGTAAAGCAATTGGGTTAGTCTTAAAGGATAATCAACCAGAACAAGCTTTGAGCTATCTAAAGCGCGCTCTTGAACTGGATGAAAATAGCGGTGTAAAAGGCTTAATTAAAACCTTAGAAAAAACGCTAGAGATAGATAAATCTTAA